A window from Cryptomeria japonica chromosome 1, Sugi_1.0, whole genome shotgun sequence encodes these proteins:
- the LOC131040552 gene encoding expansin-like B1, which yields MAYPRSARLFAVLIVLEVLFSIGYCTSQFVDSRAAYYGTPDGLGTSSGACGYGEYGRDVKAGNVAAASQLLYRNGAGCGACYQVRCKNKYLCTYSGVTVVVTDHGEGDRTDFIMSPHAFTTMAWPGKDEQLKALGVVDIEYKRVACNYPGHNIWFQINKSTNYPYYLSLMLLYQGGQRDVVAVELSQERTSDWKAMRRSYGAVWDIVTAPAECNLALRFQLSGGEWIYAQNPIPSHWKAGDVYDAGVQLKY from the exons ATGGCTTATCCTCGCTCAGCCAGATTATTTGCCGTGCTAATAGTGCTGGAAGTTCTGTTCAGCATTGGTTACTGCACTTCCCAATTCGTAGATTCACGGGCAGCTTATTACGGAACTCCGGATGGCTTAGGAACTTCCA GTGGCGCTTGTGGATATGGTGAGTATGGGAGAGACGTGAAGGCTGGAAATGTTGCAGCAGCAAGTCAGTTATTATACAGAAATGGGGCTGGATGTGGCGCTTGCTATCAG GTGAGATGCAAAAATAAGTATCTATGTACATACAGCGGAGTAACAGTAGTGGTCACAGATCATGGAGAAGGCGATCGAACTGATTTCATTATGAGTCCTCATGCTTTCACAACTATGGCCTGGCCGGGGAAAGATGAGCAGCTTAAGGCTTTGGGTGTTGTTGACATTGAGTACAAACG AGTGGCTTGCAACTATCCTGGCCACAACATCTGGTTCCAGATTAACAAAAGCACCAATTACCCCTATTATCTATCTTTGATGTTGCTGTACCAAGGAGGCCAAAGAGATGTAGTGGCTGTAGAACTTTCCCAG GAGAGAACTTCTGATTGGAAAGCAATGCGGAGGAGTTATGGGGCTGTGTGGGACATAGTAACGGCACCTGCAGAGTGCAATCTGGCTCTCCGATTTCAACTGTCAGGGGGAGAATGGATTTATGCTCAGAATCCTATTCCCTCACATTGGAAAGCTGGCGATGTTTATGATGCTGGCGTTCAGCTCAAATACTGA